CCTTCGGGCTCTACCCGCAGAGCCCGGACAGCGGCGACCGCTTGCGCGAGCATTTCGGCAACCTGCTGGGCACGGTGTCGGACCAGGAGACCTTCGCCGATTTCGCCGGCTACCGCGCGGCGCTCGACGGGCGCGGCACCGCCATCAACCTCGTCTCGCTGGTCGGGCACGCCGCCCTGCGCCTCGCCGTCATGGGCTGGCAGAACCGCGCCGCCACCGCCGATGAGCGCGAGGCGATGGCCGCCCTGCTGGCCGACCAGCTGCGCCAGGGCGCGCACGGCCTGTCGCTCGGCCTCGTCTATCCGCCGAGCGCCTGGGCAGACCGCGCCGAGCTGGTGCGGCTGGCCGAGGTGGTGGCGGAGCATGGCGCGCTGCTGACCGCCCATGTCCGCTCCTACGAGGGCGGGCTGATCGCTTCGGTGGACGAGTTCCTCGATCTGCTGAAGGCCGGCAGGGCGAGCGGCCTGCTCTCCCACCTGCAAGCCGCCGGGAAGCCCTATTGGGGCAGCCTGCCGCGGGCGGTGGAGCGGCTGGAGATCGCCCGCAAGGGCGGCACCGACGTCAGCTTCGACATGTACCCCTACCCGGCCGGCTCCAGCACCATCCTGCAACTGCTGCCGCCCTCGGCGCTGGCGGGCGGGGTCGAGGCGCTGCTGGCGCGGATGGCCGATGCCGACGGGCTGGCGGCGCTGCGCCGGGCGGTGGAGGACGGCGAGGCGCCGAACGACACCGGCTGGGAATCCAAGATCCGCCTGATCGGCTGGGAGAATGTCCGCATCGGCGGCGTCGGCGAGCCGGACCTGCGCACCCTGGAAGGGCTGTCGCTGACCGAAATTGCCGAAGTCGCAAAGGAATCGCCCTTCGACACGCTGGTCCGCCTGATCCGTGCCGACCGCGGCCGCACCAACATCGTCATGTTCCAGCTGGCCGAGGCCGATCTGGAGACCGCGCTGTCGCACCCGCTGCACATGCTGGGCTCCGACGGGCTGCCGCGCGAGACCGGCAAGCCGCACCCCCGCGCCTTCGGCAGCTTCCCGCGCTATCTCGCCCGCGCGATCAGGGGCGAAGGCGGGCTGGGGCTGGAGGATGCCGTGCGCCACATGACCGCCGTCCCGGCCCAGCGCTTCGGCCTGTCCGACCGCGGGCTGATCCGGCCGGGCATGGTGGCCGACCTGGCCCTGTTCACCGCCGACGTGGCGGACCGCGCGACCTTCCAGGAGCCGACGCGCCCGCCCCACGGCATCACCGACGTGCTCGTCGCCGGACAGTTCGTCCTGCGGGACGGTGGGCACACCGGCGCACGTCCGGGCAAGGCCCTGGCCCGCGCCTGACACATTTCAAAACCCCAGTTTCAAAACCAGTGAGGACCGAATGACCAACCGCAAGCCGATTTTCGCCGAGAAGGCGGTGCCGCCCGCCGGCCAGTACAGCCACGCCATCGTCGCGAACGGCTTCGTCTATGTGTCGGGCCAGGGGCCGCACCATCCTGAAACCGGCGCCCTGCCCGAGGATTTCGCCGGCGAGGTGCGCCAGACCCTGCGCAACCTGGAAATCATCCTGAAGGCTGCCGGCACCGACCTCGCCCATGTGGTGAAGGTCAACAGCTACCTGAGCGACCTCGGCCGCTTCCAGGAATACAACGCGCTCTATTCGGAGTTCTTCCCGACCGAGCCGCCGGCCCGCACCACCATCGGCTGCCAGCTGAACAACATCCAGGTCGAAATCGACTGCATCGCCGTCCTGCCGACGGCTTAACATTCCGGGCGGCCGATCCCGCCGGGATCGGCCCCTTTCCTCTTGTCGCCTTTGGAGCGGTCCCATGCGCGTCGACGAACTCGACACCCCCGTCCCCGTCATCGACCTCGACCGGGTCGAGCATAACCTGACCAAGATGCAGGCCTATTGCGACCGGCACGGGTTGGCGCTGCGCCCGCACATCAAGACCCACAAGCTTCCCCAATTCGCGCTGCGCCAGATCGAGCTGGGCGCCGTCGGCATCACCTGCCAGAAGATCAGTGAAGCGCTGGTGATGGCCGAGGCTGGCTGCAAAGACATCCTGCTGACCTACCCCATCGTCGGCGCCGCCAAAGTGTCGCCGCTGGCCGAGCTGGCCGGCAAGACCAGGCTGACGGTGGCGCTCGACAACGCCGTCGCCCTCGACACCGTGGCCGCAGCCGCCGCGCAGGCCGGCGTCGAGATCGGCATTCTCGTGGAGTTCGACAGCGGCGACGGCCGCTGCGGCGTGCAGACCCCCGACGAGGTGCTGACGCTGGCCCGCCGCGCCGCCGGCAATGGCCTGACCCGCTTCCGCGGCCTGATGACCTACCCGCGCGGTCCCCGCACCGTGCCCTTCGTCACCGAGACGCGCGCCCTGCTGGACGGCGCCGGCATCGCGGTGGAGACGGTGTCGGTCGGCGGCACCCCCGGCTGCTGGGACACCCATGAGCTTCCCGGCGTGACCGAACTGCGCGTCGGCACCTACATCTATCACGACCGCGCCACCGTCGGCGCCGGGGTGGCGACGCTGGACGAATGCGCCGTGCATGTCCATGCCACCGTGGTCAGCCGCCCGACCCCCGACCGCGCCATTCTGGATTGCGGCAGCAAGACGCTGTCGAGCGACCGCGTCGCCCCGTCGGTGGGCGAAGGCTTCGGCCTGATCCTCGACTACCCCGACGCGGTGATCGTCCGCGTCAACGAGGAGCATGCGGTGGTCGACCTCAGCAAGAGCGCCGCGAAGCCGGAGATCGGCGACCGCGTGCGCATCCTGCCCAACCATGTGTGCGTGGTGACCAACCTGCACGACCGCATGGCGATCACCCGCAACGGCGAGGTCGTCGGCGACTGGCCGGTGCCGGCGCGCGGCTGCACCCGCTGACTTCAAATCCGGGATCCCGTCATGGACGCTGACCTCACGCTCGACATCCGCAACCTGCAAACCCACTTCACCGCCGATCCCGGCGTGTCGAAGGCGGTGGACGGCGTGTCCTTCGCCGTGCGCCGCAACGAGACGCTGGCCGTCGTCGGCGAATCCGGCAGCGGCAAGTCGGTGACCAGCCTGTCGGCGATGCGGCTGATCCCGACGCCGCCGGGCATCATCGCCGGCGGCGAGATCCTGTTCCGCGGCCGCGACGGCCAGGTGCGCGACCTCGCCCGCCTCAGCGAGCGCGCCATGCGCACTGTCCGCGGCAACGAGATCGGCATGATCTTCCAGGAGCCGATGACCTCGCTGAACCCGGTCTACACCGTCGGCGACCAGATCGGCGAGGCTCTGCGCTACCATCAGGGCCTCGACCGCCGGGCGGCGCGGGCGGAGGCGCTGGCCATGCTGAAGAAGGTCGGCATCCCGGCGGCGGAGCGGCGGCTGGACGAGTATCCGCACCAGATGTCGGGCGGCATGCGCCAGCGCGTGATGATCGCCATGGCGCTGGCCTGCCGCCCCACCCTGCTGATCGCCGACGAGCCGACCACGGCGCTGGACGTGACCATCCAGGCGCAGATTCTCGACCTGATGCGACGGCTTCAGGAGGAGACCGGCACCTCGATCCTGTTCATCACCCACAATCTGGGCGTGGTGGCGGAGGTCGCGCACCGGGTGGTGGTGATGTATTCCGGCCGCATCGTCGAGGAAGGCGATGTCCGCTCCCTGCTGAAATCGCCCAGGCACCCCTACACCCGCGGGCTGCTGGCCTGCATGCCGCATCTGGGCCAGCGCCGCGGCGATGGCGGCCGGCTCTACGCCATCCCCGGCAGCGTGCCGAGCCCGGTGAACCGCCCGGCCGGCTGCACCTTCGCCCCGCGCTGCGCGCTGGCCGAACCGGCCTGCCTCGCCGCCGAACCCGTTCTGGAGCCGGTCGGCCCCGACCATTCCGCCCGCTGCCGCCGCTGGAGAGACGTGCAATGAGCATCGATACCGCTACCGAACAGCCCCTGTTGAGCGTCCG
The sequence above is a segment of the Azospirillum sp. TSH100 genome. Coding sequences within it:
- a CDS encoding RidA family protein, with translation MTNRKPIFAEKAVPPAGQYSHAIVANGFVYVSGQGPHHPETGALPEDFAGEVRQTLRNLEIILKAAGTDLAHVVKVNSYLSDLGRFQEYNALYSEFFPTEPPARTTIGCQLNNIQVEIDCIAVLPTA
- a CDS encoding amidohydrolase family protein; the encoded protein is MTDTLLIKGARVIDGTGAPWFPADVLVERGRIAAIGPMLDAPDAEPLEAQGRFLAPGFIDAHCHDDLIQLRQPGRPEKVAQGVSTVVVGNCSFGLYPQSPDSGDRLREHFGNLLGTVSDQETFADFAGYRAALDGRGTAINLVSLVGHAALRLAVMGWQNRAATADEREAMAALLADQLRQGAHGLSLGLVYPPSAWADRAELVRLAEVVAEHGALLTAHVRSYEGGLIASVDEFLDLLKAGRASGLLSHLQAAGKPYWGSLPRAVERLEIARKGGTDVSFDMYPYPAGSSTILQLLPPSALAGGVEALLARMADADGLAALRRAVEDGEAPNDTGWESKIRLIGWENVRIGGVGEPDLRTLEGLSLTEIAEVAKESPFDTLVRLIRADRGRTNIVMFQLAEADLETALSHPLHMLGSDGLPRETGKPHPRAFGSFPRYLARAIRGEGGLGLEDAVRHMTAVPAQRFGLSDRGLIRPGMVADLALFTADVADRATFQEPTRPPHGITDVLVAGQFVLRDGGHTGARPGKALARA
- a CDS encoding alanine racemase, yielding MRVDELDTPVPVIDLDRVEHNLTKMQAYCDRHGLALRPHIKTHKLPQFALRQIELGAVGITCQKISEALVMAEAGCKDILLTYPIVGAAKVSPLAELAGKTRLTVALDNAVALDTVAAAAAQAGVEIGILVEFDSGDGRCGVQTPDEVLTLARRAAGNGLTRFRGLMTYPRGPRTVPFVTETRALLDGAGIAVETVSVGGTPGCWDTHELPGVTELRVGTYIYHDRATVGAGVATLDECAVHVHATVVSRPTPDRAILDCGSKTLSSDRVAPSVGEGFGLILDYPDAVIVRVNEEHAVVDLSKSAAKPEIGDRVRILPNHVCVVTNLHDRMAITRNGEVVGDWPVPARGCTR
- a CDS encoding ABC transporter ATP-binding protein, whose product is MDADLTLDIRNLQTHFTADPGVSKAVDGVSFAVRRNETLAVVGESGSGKSVTSLSAMRLIPTPPGIIAGGEILFRGRDGQVRDLARLSERAMRTVRGNEIGMIFQEPMTSLNPVYTVGDQIGEALRYHQGLDRRAARAEALAMLKKVGIPAAERRLDEYPHQMSGGMRQRVMIAMALACRPTLLIADEPTTALDVTIQAQILDLMRRLQEETGTSILFITHNLGVVAEVAHRVVVMYSGRIVEEGDVRSLLKSPRHPYTRGLLACMPHLGQRRGDGGRLYAIPGSVPSPVNRPAGCTFAPRCALAEPACLAAEPVLEPVGPDHSARCRRWRDVQ